In a single window of the Centropristis striata isolate RG_2023a ecotype Rhode Island chromosome 18, C.striata_1.0, whole genome shotgun sequence genome:
- the srsf5b gene encoding serine and arginine rich splicing factor 5b isoform X2 has product MSGCRIFIGRLSPSAREKDVERFFKGYGRIRDIDLKRGFGFVEFDDPRDAEDAVYELDGKELCNERVTIEHARVRLRGGRGRGGGSAGGRFSDRYGRGSQSSRSRNPPPMRTENRLIVENLSSRVSWQPDCCVIWKSSLMVELTPSGSFCLG; this is encoded by the exons ATGAGTGGATGTCGTATTTTCATCGGCCGTCTGAGCCCGTCGGCCAGGGAGAAGGATGTGGAGCGGTTCTTCAAAGGATACGGTCGCATCCGAGATATCGACCTCAAGAGAGGCTTCGGCTTCGTG GAGTTTGACGACCCCAGAGATGCTGAAGATGCTGTTTATGAGCTTGATGGCAAAGAGTTGTGTAATGAAAG GGTGACTATTGAGCATGCCCGTGTACGCCTGCGAGGCGGCCGTGGCAGAGGAGGCGGCAGTGCAGGTGGACGTTTCTCTGATCGCTATGGACGAGGCTCCCAGAGCAGTCGGAG ccGAAATCCTCCTCCGATGCGCACTGAGAACCGCCTCATCGTGGAGAACTTGTCCTCTCGCGTCAGCTGGCAG CCTGACTGTTGTGTCATATGGAAGAGCTCGCTTATGGTGGAGTTAACCCCTTCTGGGTCCTTCTGTCTGGGTTGA